In Fibrobacter sp. UWEL, the genomic stretch TCAATTAAGCAGCAGCTGATGCTGACATCGGTTGCGTAGGGCGGAATATCTTCCCGCTTCACCCACAAGGCTTCCGAAAGTTCTTCCGCCTGCATATGGATGGTGTCGTCCCCATCCAGTTCTGCAGTCCAGCCTGCAATCAGCGAATCGCTAAAGGGCCAGGGCTGGCTTCCGAAGTATTTCAAGTTCTTAATCTTGACACCAGCCTCTTCCATCACTTCGCGATGGGCGGCTTGTTCCAGAGATTCACCCACTTCCACAAAACCGGAAATCAGGAAAAGCATGGGGTTGGGATTGTCAATGTTATGCGCCATCAGGAGTTTATCACCATTACGTACGGCAATAATCACCACGGGCGAAATTCTGGGATAAACGACGTTCCCGCACTTGGGACAAATGATGGATCGTTCCTTTTCCCCGCGGATGGTGACGTTACCGCACTTGCCG encodes the following:
- the nudC gene encoding NAD(+) diphosphatase — protein: MIHEIAPHVLDNQFKIQDPKPNDYCLVYNGSKSLLKKEGNGYALPTVAEIQKLGFEDFEGHYLLNIDERAFFLLAVAEDYAAPEGYEFTGNRAFRPMAPVERLGGATAAHIAHWEALNKFCGKCGNVTIRGEKERSIICPKCGNVVYPRISPVVIIAVRNGDKLLMAHNIDNPNPMLFLISGFVEVGESLEQAAHREVMEEAGVKIKNLKYFGSQPWPFSDSLIAGWTAELDGDDTIHMQAEELSEALWVKREDIPPYATDVSISCCLIENFRTGFTLPET